From Acipenser ruthenus chromosome 36, fAciRut3.2 maternal haplotype, whole genome shotgun sequence:
TTCCAACACAGGCAGCTGGACCAAGCCTGGCTACAGCTGTGCAAATAACACAGGGGGGGcctgctaacacacacacacacacacagtgactcacactgacacacacagtgacacgcACACTAACACACgcacactaacacacactgacacacacactaacacacacacactgacacgcacactaacacacacacacacggacacgcacactaacacacactgacacgcacactaacacacacacacacacactgacacgcacactaacacacactgacGCGCACACATTTCTTCCGTGCGGTATtcattgttcttatttttttgtttgtttgtttgtttcggcCTAAAGGAAGCCTGCTTTAGTTTTAATGTTTGTGCAGATTAACCCTCTAACGCCCGAGCGTTTTTTGCAATGACAGAAAAGCTGCTTTGTTTAAGTAACTGGATTCCGTTATCTGCACAAAACGACAACCACAACAACAGAAAAATCATATCCGGCAGCTCCTAATGCATTGCATCTGAACAATTCTGTGaggctgcagtgaaaacaatCACAATACAGAGAGGGTGGCTGAGCATTGAATCAAAAGCGATGCAGAAATGATCATTTTAAGGGTTAAAAAGGCTACGGCTGTTTCTACAAATCACACCAAACATTAGAAATGTTAATCGATATACCATAAAATGCGTGTTTATTGGTGCTTATGTGTTAAAAAAGTCGATTTCAACGTGTTTCACTGTCTGCTTAACACACAGAATGAGCCACAACCGCAGGAGCGCGTCAAGCGAAAGCAGATCACGTGTGACGCAGAACGCGTCCACGGGATCCGATTGGCTGGATTCGGGCGTCGTAGATCTGACGTAGGCTTTCGTTGACGAGAAGTGAAACTGCGGTCCTCTGTCCGCCATGTTGGCTCCGCAGCTGCATTGTTTCCTATGGGACGCGGGCTCTCCGTTAGATCCGAAATGGCGTCGGATTCCAACTCCATTCTGAAAACctgagctgaaaaaaaaaacacacaaaaaccttcCGAGTCGCCGTGCTTAATATAAGTGACTTGCTTATTACAAAGATGGCCGACGACGAGAGAaacttctaaaaaaacaaaacaaaacgaagcTGATTCTGAACTGAAATTTAAACACAAGGCAGCGTTTCTTATCGCCGAACAACGCGTCCCATTATCCttgcaattgtctttttttttttcactgtttacTACTGGACAAGATATATACAATTGCGAGCCGTTTAAAAACATTacgttttaaatttaaaaaaaaacgcgaCTCCTTAAAACGATAGACGACTgagctgaacaaaaaaaaatacttgtagaatttaattaataataataataataataataataataataatcagaatggACCGAACTAGTCGTAGGAGCAGCGAGTCCAGCAGCAGCCCCGCCGCGGCGAGAGGGATCCCGCCGGCCGCCAACGTGTTTGCAAACGACGGGAGCTTCATGGAGCTCTTCAAGAAGAAAATGGAAGCAGAGAAGCGACAGAAGGAGAGAGGCGAGGAGAaggacgaagaagaagaagaagaggaggaggaaagaGGACAGGCCGTCAAGAGGGCGACGGGTGAAGAGCCGGCACAGCCTCCGCCAAAGACTGGCGGGAGAGTGACGAGCATTGTAAGAGGGTTTGCTGGTATCGGTATATTAAgaaaaaatatctatatatatatatatatatatatatatatatatatatatctatttatctatctatctatctctctatatatctatctctctatatagctatctctctatatatctatctctatagCTATCTctctttatatctatctatctctctatctatctatctctctatctatctatctctctatatatctatctatctctctatctatctatctctctatctatctatctctctatctatctatctctctatatatctatctatctctctatctctctatctctctctatatatatctatctatatatctatctatctctctatctatctatctctctatatatctatctatctctctatctatctatctctctatctctctatctctctctatatatatctatctatatatctatctatctctctatctatctatctatctatcgatctatctatctatctatctatctatctatctctctatctatctatctctctatctctctatctctctctatatatatctatctatatatctatctatctctctatctatctatctctctatctatctatctatctctctatctatctatctctctatctctctatctctctctatatatatctatctatatatctatctatctctctatctatctatctatctatcgatctatctatctatctatctatctatctatctctctatctatctatctctctatctctct
This genomic window contains:
- the LOC117401937 gene encoding telomerase RNA component interacting RNase — encoded protein: MDRTSRRSSESSSSPAAARGIPPAANVFANDGSFMELFKKKMEAEKRQKERGEEKDEEEEEEEEERGQAVKRATGEEPAQPPPKTGGRVTSIVGKRRGGTKLALKTGMVAKKKKLESEVDADKGDAWHMYMAEVKKYKAHQCGDDDKTRPLVK